From Chiroxiphia lanceolata isolate bChiLan1 chromosome 11, bChiLan1.pri, whole genome shotgun sequence, the proteins below share one genomic window:
- the RHO gene encoding rhodopsin — MNGTEGQDFYVPMSNKTGVVRSPFEYPQYYLAEPWKFSALAAYMFMLILLGFPINFLTLYVTIQHKKLRTPLNYILLNLAVADLFMVFGGFTTTMYTSMNGYFVFGVTGCYIEGFFATLGGEIGLWSLVVLAIERYVVVCKPMSNFRFGENHAIMGVAFSWIMALACAAPPLFGWSRYIPEGMQCSCGIDYYTLKPEVNNESFVIYMFVVHFMIPLAIIFFCYGNLVCTVKEAAAQQQESATTQKAEKEVTRMVIIMVISFLICWVPYASVAFYIFTNQGSDFGPIFMTIPAFFAKSSSIYNPVIYIVMNKQFRNCMITTLCCGKNPLGDEDTSAGKTDTSSVSTSQVSPA, encoded by the exons ATGAACGGGACAGAAGGCCAAGACTTCTACGTGCCCATGTCCAACAAGACCGGGGTGGTGCGGAGCCCCTTCGAGTACCCCCAGTACTACCTGGCTGAGCCCTGGAAGTTCTCAGCACTAGCTGCCTACATGTTCATGCTGATCCTGCTCGGCTTCCCCATCAACTTCCTCACGCTCTACGTCACCATCCAGCATAAGAAGCTCCGGACACCTCTAAACTACATCCTTCTGAACCTGGCGGTCGCTGACCTCTTCATGGTCTTTGGAGGCTTCACGACCACCATGTACACCTCGATGAACGGGTACTTTGTCTTTGGAGTAACAGGGTGTTACATTGAAGGCTTCTTTGCCACACTGGGAG GTGAAATTGGTCTCTGGTCACTGGTGGTCCTGGCTATCGAAAGATACGTAGTGGTCTGCAAGCCCATGAGCAACTTCCGCTTCGGGGAGAACCACGCCATCATGGGTGTTGCCTTCTCCTGGATCATGGCCTTGGCGTGCGCGGCTCCCCCGCTCTTCGGCTGGTCCAG GTACATCCCCGAGGGCATGCAGTGCTCATGTGGGATCGACTATTACACTCTGAAGCCAGAGGTCAACAATGAATCTTTCGTCATCTACATGTTTGTGGTTCACTTCATGATCCCTCTTGCaatcattttcttctgctatgGGAACCTGGTTTGCACTGTCAAGGAG gctgctgcccagcagcaggagtCTGCCACCACccagaaggcagaaaaagaagtaaCCCGCATGGTCATCATCATGGTCATTTCCTTCCTGATCTGCTGGGTCCCCTATGCCAGTGTCGCGTTCTACATCTTCACCAACCAGGGATCAGATTTCGGGCCCATCTTCATGACCATCCCAGCGTTCTTCGCCAAGAGTTCCTCCATCTACAACCCTGTCATCTACATCGTAATGAACAAACAG ttCCGTAACTGCATGATCACAACCCTCTGCTGTGGCAAGAACCCTCTGGGAGATGAGGACACGTCTGCTGGCAAGACAGACACCTCCTCCGTCTCCACCAGCCAGGTCTCTCCTGCGTAG